CTGCTCGAGCGACCAGTACTCGATGTCGAACGTGTCGCCCTCGTCGAGCGAGCGGTAGCCGCCGAGCCGGTCGGCGGCATCGATGACGTCCATGGTGTGCAGCGCGACGTCGCTGGTGACCCGCAGGGCGGACACCGACTCGCCGGCTACGAGGAAGCCGAGGTCGCGGTCGAACACGACCCGCGGCGCCGGGTCGAGCTCCGTGATCCCGGTCGCACTCCGCGACCGGTGCGCCGCGACGTACGCGCGGTACCGCTCGGCGTACGCGGCGACATCCGTCCCGACGAGCGGGGAGCGCTTCGTGTAGAGGACGTGCTCGGGGGTCGCGGTGCCGCGGCCGGTGACGGTCTCGAGGTCGTCGCGCCGGGCGAAGGCGAGACCGCGGGCGGATGCGGACTGGCGCACGAGCATCGGCCGCCCGGCGCAGGCGGACACGGCCGAACGCAGCTCCGCGATGGTCTCCGCATCACCGCAGCGTTGCACGCTCTCCCCCGGGTCGCCCCAGGCGGTCACCCCGGCCGCGTCCGCGGCGCGCGCGACGAGTTCGCGGTGGCGGGCGAGCGTCGCATCCGCGTCGTCCCCGAAGGTGAACAGGCCGTGGTTGCGCAGGACGACCGCGTCGACGCCGGTCACATCGGTCCCGGCGATGAGCCGGGCGAGCGGGAAGCCCGGCATGACGTAGGGCAGCACGAGCACGCCCTCGCCGAGGATGCCGGCGATGTCGGCATCCGGCACGTCGCGGTTGGTGAGCGACACGATCGCGTCGGCGTGCGAGTGCAGCACGACGCGTCCGGGCAGGTAGGCGTGCAGCAGGGCCTCGATGGATGCGGTGGGTGCGCCCGCGTCCAGGGAGGCCTGGCGCAGCTCATTAACCATCGTGGCATCGTCGAGGTGCTCGAGCTGCAGCAGCTCGTGCAGGCGGTCGCGGCGCAGCGGGGCGAACCCGGCGGCCTCGATCGTGCCGAGGTTCCAGCCGCTGCCCTTGACGAGGACCAGCTCGACAGTGGCGCCGGTCACGTCGGTGCCGGTCGTCTTGATGGAGGTGTTGCCGCCGCCGTGCAGGACGAAGGCGGGGTCGGCGCCGAGCGCGCGGCTGACCCGCACGATCTCGTCGACGGCGTTCCGGTGATCGGTCATGCGCAGGCCTCCCAGACTCCCCGCATCGCGGTGAGGACGCGGTCGAATGTCGCGGCCTGCGTGCGGTAGTCCGCCGCGGCCTCCCCCGGCGCGACCACCAGTCGCGGGTCGGGCTCGGTGTTCCAGGCGTCGGTGACCATGCCCACGCCGTGGGCGGCCAGCGACGAGACGCCGCGGGCGCCCAGCTCGGTGCCGAGCTGGCGGCGCATCGGATGCCCGACGATGTCGGCGAACATCTGCGCCCAGACGGGGTTCTTCGCTCCGCCGCCGGCGAGGGTCCAGGGGCCGTCCGAGACGGCGGCGCCGCTCGAGCGCACCTTCCCGAGCTGCACCCGGTGGTACTGGGTGATGCCCTCCGCCACCGCGCGGGCGACGTGCGCGTAACCGTGACTGTCCTTGATCCCGAGGAACGTGCCGGATGCCCCGAGGTGCTCGGGCGCGCCGTGGATGAAGGGCAGGAACAGCAGTCCGTCGGCGAGCGGCGGGGCGTCCTGGCCCGCCTCCAGCAGATCGCGCGGAGTGACCGGGATGGTGGCGCTCGCGCCGAGGAGACCGGCCGCCCACTCGATGCTGGCGGCGGATGTCGGGGCGACCTCCATCGCGAGCATGGCGTTCTCGTCCGGCAGCAGGGCGTTCAGCGTCACGCGCGGGGGCACGGTATCGGCGGGCACGACGACGCTGTTGATCGCCCAGGTGCCGACGATCACGGTGACGTCACCGAGGGCGGTGGCACCGGCCCCGAGGGCACTGGCGACGCAGTCCATGCAGCCGGCCGCGACCGGGGTCCCGGCCGGGACGCCGGTGCGCTCGGATGCGGCGGCCGTCACCGCGCCGACGATCTCGTCCGAGCCGCGGAGGGCGGGGAACAGCCGGGCGTCCTCCTGCGGGAGGCCGAGCAGATCGAGGACCGCGGGCTCGTAGGCGCGGGCGCTGAGGTTGACCAGGCCGC
The sequence above is a segment of the Microbacterium caowuchunii genome. Coding sequences within it:
- a CDS encoding FGGY-family carbohydrate kinase, whose protein sequence is MKTCVIGIDVGLTSAKAAAFDERGDEIRTVSAPNPRVAVSRERQEIDMDALWDVVADVLRDLTAELLREGWTIGAIAATGHGNGLYLVDDELRPVRPAIASTDSRAEGVVAALDPAHVERVRLLTGSMPWAAQPGVLLRWLHDNEPETLAKARWALTCKDWLTVCLTGAPSADYSDASGCGLVNLSARAYEPAVLDLLGLPQEDARLFPALRGSDEIVGAVTAAASERTGVPAGTPVAAGCMDCVASALGAGATALGDVTVIVGTWAINSVVVPADTVPPRVTLNALLPDENAMLAMEVAPTSAASIEWAAGLLGASATIPVTPRDLLEAGQDAPPLADGLLFLPFIHGAPEHLGASGTFLGIKDSHGYAHVARAVAEGITQYHRVQLGKVRSSGAAVSDGPWTLAGGGAKNPVWAQMFADIVGHPMRRQLGTELGARGVSSLAAHGVGMVTDAWNTEPDPRLVVAPGEAAADYRTQAATFDRVLTAMRGVWEACA
- a CDS encoding SDR family NAD(P)-dependent oxidoreductase yields the protein MTDHRNAVDEIVRVSRALGADPAFVLHGGGNTSIKTTGTDVTGATVELVLVKGSGWNLGTIEAAGFAPLRRDRLHELLQLEHLDDATMVNELRQASLDAGAPTASIEALLHAYLPGRVVLHSHADAIVSLTNRDVPDADIAGILGEGVLVLPYVMPGFPLARLIAGTDVTGVDAVVLRNHGLFTFGDDADATLARHRELVARAADAAGVTAWGDPGESVQRCGDAETIAELRSAVSACAGRPMLVRQSASARGLAFARRDDLETVTGRGTATPEHVLYTKRSPLVGTDVAAYAERYRAYVAAHRSRSATGITELDPAPRVVFDRDLGFLVAGESVSALRVTSDVALHTMDVIDAADRLGGYRSLDEGDTFDIEYWSLEQAKLAGRTRKPLTGEVAIVTGAASGIGRAVAEQLAADGAAVIGIDLSEAVRTVVPGDAWRGVVGDVSDPAVLATAVDLAVRDFGGIDMVVIAAGIFPPSQPIAELDDEVWDRAFRVNVTAAARLLRAVHPFLRRAPRGGRVVLVSTKNVVAPGPGVAAYSASKTAAAQLARVAALEWAGDGIRVNQVEPDAVFDTAIWTPELLAARAANYGLTVEEYRTRNLLQVEVRSATVAEAVVAFCESFPATTGAHLSVDGGNDRVI